A genomic window from Megalobrama amblycephala isolate DHTTF-2021 linkage group LG2, ASM1881202v1, whole genome shotgun sequence includes:
- the si:dkeyp-122a9.2 gene encoding uncharacterized protein si:dkeyp-122a9.2 — protein sequence MVFLELFSNNPEKLERKTGSFNAMHFSFALIGLQKLMDREFSCPCSPGFNAILISFIFFGPALLALTMMMFIQRPCRSSSSHCAGLFLLCLIPPSLWMFLLLFEGEYVACGLSHWEGDYVLDEELQIKWCKPTGVKDTRVNATDLRELTEKITFYSRFSALVLLTFLSVVVTAAVSCWDCRTRCLEHKEKQDKPSHLSESSIYGSEVELQRSV from the exons ATGGTGTTTCTCGAGTTGTTTTCGAACAATCCAGAAAAACTAGAAAGAAAAACAGGTTCTTTCAACGCAATGCATTTTAGCTTTGCGTTAATTGGACTTCAGAAGTTGATGGATCGAGAATTTTCATGCCCATGTTCTCCTGGTTTTAATGCAATACTGATCAGCTTCATCTTTTTCGGACCTGCTCTTCTGGCTCTGACTATGATGATGTTCATTCAAAGGCCTTGCAGAAGTTCTTCTTCTCATTGTGCTGGGCTCTTTTTACTTTGTCTGATTCCACCTTCATTGTGgatgtttctgttgttgtttgaGGGTGAATATGTCGCTTGTGGCTTGTCACACTGGGAAGGAGATTACGTCTTGGATGAAGAGCTCCAGATTAAATGGTGCAAACCCACCGGAGTGAAAGACACCAGAGTGAACGCAACAGACCTGCGAGAACTGACCGAAAAAATCACTTTCTACTCAAGG tTTTCCGCTTTAGTTCTGCTCACATTCCTCAGTGTTGTTGTCACTGCTGCTGTAAGCTGTTGGGATTGTAGAACAAGATGTCTGGAGCACAAGGAAAAGCAAGATAAACCATCACACCTATCAGAGTCATCCATCTACGGCTCAGAGGTTGAACTGCAGCGGTCTGTCTGA